In Candidatus Eremiobacteraceae bacterium, a single genomic region encodes these proteins:
- a CDS encoding BlaI/MecI/CopY family transcriptional regulator, translated as MARPRSRMLTEVEQQLMEIIWSRGRSTVAEVVDTLAQTKPVAFNTVQTTLRILEDKGFLRHSTLGRAFVYEAAVKRDQASTTALHHVLGRYFNGSPELLAQTLLKSRGLSKTELTRIEALVAEARKRI; from the coding sequence TTGGCCAGACCTCGCTCCCGGATGCTCACCGAAGTCGAGCAGCAACTCATGGAGATCATCTGGTCGCGCGGCCGTTCCACGGTCGCCGAGGTCGTGGATACCCTTGCGCAGACCAAGCCCGTTGCGTTCAACACGGTCCAGACCACGCTGCGAATCCTCGAAGACAAAGGTTTTCTTCGGCACTCCACGCTCGGCCGCGCCTTCGTCTACGAGGCAGCAGTCAAACGCGACCAAGCATCCACCACCGCACTTCATCACGTGCTGGGGCGATATTTCAACGGTTCGCCGGAACTGCTAGCCCAGACGCTGCTCAAGTCGCGCGGTCTTTCGAAAACAGAGTTGACCCGCATTGAGGCGCTCGTCGCCGAAGCGAGGAAGCGGATATGA
- a CDS encoding M56 family metallopeptidase, which translates to MIADIVSSLLNASWQGVVLFGVVWSLIRIARRSSASTRYALWFAVLVGVAALPAIDFALAATHSATSITSITSDAPSLLTVAPVRPHVAAAHVRTMPVIHMPSAHAGLREKQYIQPIVAAPASETGPLTGAARTMTAAIADFTMDLTRFASSVFIAWSIVALLLLARLFFSFARLMRIKRELTPCRDAAILSVTQGSTRAVDVGVSAELAMPCLLGFSRPVIALPRALFFELPIADLARIVRHEHAHVRRWDDIGNAVQQIVKSVYWLCPAMHMICRMLDIEREIACDDFAVVPLEERVQYAKCLTHLAVDGFKRVRPLPAPCLFFSRKQLLVRVERLLEQGHNGATSIARLAAYGIGILAIAICAVARFQLPVFAAPPTVPTPPAASERAVVPRVPVSARVQTAPIAAPAHLAAIAARAARPHAPALAAATAIKASATAVSATAAATKAAAAALASMHPAVMVMAKHFAFTAKRLEALRVATMEGATAPRLMEIARPASAARLATSTTDLLDALSRAGYPTLPVDDLIRLKDVGVTGDLVDAAVAYSGSRPSADLLVRLASVGVDGDYLRSLPGLGISHMDLEAVVRMKSIGIDPAYVREMDAVLKTRPMIDDLVRLRSVGVDPEYVRGMNAASNSNESVEDLVQLRSLGVDPGYVHDVDAAMNTRLSLVDLMRLRSVGVDAGYIRSFQALGYNKLSAEDLVRLRSVGVDAEYVRMLRSKGIGGSAPLSIEELIRLRTAGV; encoded by the coding sequence ATGATCGCCGATATCGTCTCGTCCCTGCTCAACGCTTCTTGGCAAGGTGTCGTACTCTTCGGCGTCGTGTGGTCACTGATCCGCATCGCGCGCCGTTCCAGCGCTTCGACGCGCTACGCGCTCTGGTTCGCCGTGCTGGTCGGGGTCGCCGCGTTGCCGGCCATCGACTTCGCCCTAGCCGCAACTCACTCCGCGACGAGCATCACTTCCATCACATCGGATGCGCCGAGCCTGCTTACCGTCGCGCCGGTTCGGCCGCACGTTGCGGCTGCGCACGTGCGCACGATGCCAGTCATCCATATGCCATCGGCTCATGCCGGCCTGCGCGAGAAACAATACATACAGCCAATCGTCGCAGCACCGGCGTCTGAGACGGGTCCGCTTACCGGCGCAGCGCGTACGATGACCGCGGCAATTGCCGACTTTACGATGGACCTTACGCGTTTCGCGAGCTCGGTCTTCATCGCATGGTCGATCGTCGCTCTGCTGCTCCTCGCCCGCCTCTTCTTCTCGTTTGCGAGGCTGATGCGCATCAAGCGTGAGCTCACGCCCTGTCGCGACGCCGCGATTCTCTCGGTGACGCAAGGCTCGACGCGAGCGGTCGATGTCGGCGTCTCGGCCGAGCTTGCGATGCCATGTTTGCTCGGATTCTCTCGACCGGTCATTGCATTGCCGCGCGCGCTCTTCTTCGAACTGCCGATCGCAGATCTCGCCCGCATCGTCCGCCACGAGCATGCGCACGTACGGCGCTGGGACGATATCGGCAACGCCGTGCAGCAGATCGTGAAATCGGTGTACTGGCTCTGCCCGGCCATGCACATGATCTGCCGCATGCTCGACATCGAGCGTGAGATCGCGTGCGACGACTTCGCCGTCGTACCGCTCGAAGAACGCGTTCAGTATGCGAAGTGCTTGACGCATTTGGCCGTCGACGGCTTCAAGCGTGTCCGTCCGCTGCCGGCACCCTGTCTGTTCTTCAGCCGCAAGCAGCTCTTGGTGCGCGTCGAGCGCTTGCTGGAGCAAGGCCATAACGGGGCCACCTCCATCGCGCGGTTGGCAGCCTACGGCATCGGGATTCTCGCAATCGCGATTTGCGCGGTGGCGCGTTTCCAACTTCCGGTGTTCGCGGCGCCGCCGACGGTGCCGACCCCGCCCGCCGCCTCGGAGCGGGCCGTCGTGCCGCGCGTCCCCGTATCGGCGCGCGTGCAGACCGCGCCGATCGCCGCGCCTGCGCATCTTGCCGCGATCGCGGCAAGAGCAGCACGTCCGCATGCTCCCGCTTTGGCGGCCGCGACCGCGATCAAAGCCTCGGCCACGGCCGTTTCTGCTACGGCAGCGGCGACGAAAGCTGCCGCCGCCGCGCTTGCATCGATGCATCCCGCTGTCATGGTGATGGCGAAACATTTCGCATTCACCGCCAAACGACTCGAAGCGCTGCGTGTCGCCACGATGGAAGGCGCGACCGCGCCCAGGCTGATGGAGATAGCGCGCCCTGCGTCGGCGGCCAGACTTGCGACCTCGACAACCGATCTGCTCGATGCGCTCTCAAGGGCCGGTTACCCCACGCTGCCGGTCGACGACCTCATTCGACTGAAAGATGTCGGCGTGACCGGCGATCTCGTCGACGCCGCCGTCGCGTACAGCGGCTCGCGCCCAAGCGCCGATCTGCTCGTGAGGCTAGCGTCGGTTGGCGTCGATGGTGACTACTTGCGGAGTCTGCCTGGGCTTGGCATCTCGCACATGGATCTCGAAGCAGTCGTCCGGATGAAATCGATCGGGATAGATCCCGCGTACGTCCGCGAGATGGACGCCGTGCTCAAGACTCGGCCGATGATCGACGACCTCGTGCGCCTGCGTTCGGTCGGCGTCGATCCGGAGTACGTGCGAGGGATGAATGCGGCGTCTAACTCGAATGAGAGTGTCGAGGACCTTGTCCAATTGCGCTCGTTGGGCGTCGATCCAGGATACGTCCACGACGTCGACGCCGCGATGAACACGCGGCTGTCGCTCGTCGATCTCATGCGGTTGCGATCGGTAGGCGTGGATGCCGGCTACATCCGGTCATTTCAAGCGCTCGGCTACAACAAGCTCAGCGCCGAGGATCTTGTACGGCTCCGCTCGGTCGGCGTCGACGCGGAGTATGTCCGCATGCTGAGAAGCAAGGGGATCGGCGGCTCCGCGCCCCTGTCAATCGAGGAGCTCATCAGACTTCGGACGGCAGGTGTATGA
- a CDS encoding 2-oxoacid:ferredoxin oxidoreductase subunit beta — MATTLTAKDFATSTPSWWCPGCGDFGVIAALKQAAADMGLEPKNTAFISGIGCSGKISGYFHSYAFHGVHGRALPVATAVKLANKDLTVIAAGGDGDGYAIGAGHFMHAVRRNPDVTYIVMDNQTYGLTKGQSSPTSALGYVTGTSPAGNPDAPINGLAVALAAGGTFIARGFSSEPKAMTELIKAAIAHPGFAIVEIMSPCVTFNKVNTYKWFKENVYHVTDIPEYDPRDRAKAFDVLTQTGKIPLGIIYTEIRPTLEALTIKDAPAIAGLDIETADARYAGIQEAYR; from the coding sequence ATGGCGACCACACTAACGGCAAAAGATTTCGCCACCTCCACGCCGTCGTGGTGGTGTCCGGGCTGCGGTGACTTCGGCGTCATCGCCGCGCTGAAGCAAGCCGCCGCGGACATGGGACTCGAACCGAAGAACACCGCTTTCATCTCCGGCATCGGCTGCTCCGGGAAGATCTCCGGGTACTTCCACTCGTATGCGTTTCACGGCGTTCACGGCAGAGCGCTCCCGGTCGCCACTGCGGTCAAGCTCGCCAACAAGGATTTGACGGTGATCGCAGCCGGCGGCGACGGCGACGGCTACGCGATCGGCGCGGGGCACTTCATGCACGCGGTGCGCCGAAATCCCGACGTGACGTATATCGTGATGGACAACCAGACGTACGGACTGACGAAGGGGCAATCGTCCCCGACGTCGGCGCTCGGCTACGTGACCGGCACGTCCCCCGCGGGCAACCCCGATGCCCCCATCAACGGCCTGGCGGTCGCGCTCGCCGCCGGCGGCACGTTCATCGCGCGCGGGTTCTCGTCGGAGCCAAAGGCGATGACCGAGCTCATCAAAGCGGCTATCGCACACCCCGGTTTTGCGATCGTCGAGATCATGTCGCCCTGCGTGACTTTCAACAAAGTCAACACGTATAAGTGGTTCAAAGAGAATGTCTATCACGTCACCGATATTCCGGAGTACGATCCGCGAGATCGAGCCAAGGCGTTCGACGTCCTGACGCAGACCGGCAAGATCCCGCTCGGCATCATCTATACCGAGATCCGTCCGACGCTGGAAGCGTTGACGATCAAGGATGCGCCGGCGATCGCGGGGCTCGATATCGAAACCGCCGACGCGCGGTACGCCGGCATCCAAGAAGCCTACCGGTAA